The Argentina anserina chromosome 5, drPotAnse1.1, whole genome shotgun sequence genome includes the window AGAAACCAACTAACTTGTAAATTAATAATcccataaaaaaattattgttaAATATTTCGAACTTGAAATcctccaatgtctaaaatccAGGATCAACAGAAAATTGTGCAATTTATGAGGTTGATTATAATAGTGACAGAATTACCTTTAGGCATTTAAGAAAAGGAGGGATCAATATATCCAAAATGTCAGAGAATTGAACTGCATTTGactattaattataaaattgtTAAGCGAAGACTTGCACTTACAGATAATATTTTGTTACGAGTTCCATCAAGTTGCATAAAATAAGCCTCAAGCAACATTTCCAGATCCTCTACATCATCTTCGCCCATGTTGTTGCTAGTTACCAAACTACCACTTCTATTAGAACTTAGCCGACGAAGATTGGGTGCAGCAGGGCTGATGCTATATGAGCCAGACCGCGCCAACAAAGCCTCAGATTGTTGATTTTGAATCCACTTTCTTGTCAAATATAAATGTGCCATGTCTTCATTGTCATCCAGCAAATGTTCGATTTCATCCCTGACCTGAAATTAAATAGATACATCCTTCACTTGATCAAAAAGAAGTAAATAGTTTTTATAAGATGGCATATAGATGACAGTAGGAAGAACTTCCAAAACCAATGCGAAGAACTTTCACACCAGTAACACTGCCCTATTACAGTACTATCAATAAGATACTACAACTTTTGACATAACGTCTGACTATTTCATTTTGTGATTGTAACCATGCATGGTTAAATTTGGTTGTATATATTGGTGTAGACTGGATGATAAATATTGACGTATAACCTCAGCTCCATTGTATATATGTCCTTTCTTTATTTTGACTTTGGTAGATTAGGCCAGGTTATTAACACAGAAGAGGATTAAAATTTCAGAACAGTAGACATGTTAACACAACAGTCATTGATCAGTTGGACATAGACTGCAGAGTTGCCATGTGATTCTCATGAAGTAAGATGAGCATATATACCTTCTGTACTCGCGCAAGCAAACGGGTGAGATTGCTTTTCAAACTGCGAACAAGTTCAAGATTCTTGGTGCTAACATTTCTGGCTAGTTCATCGAGTATCGGGTAAGCTTCCATCTCAAGGTCTGCCACACTGGAATCCAAGTAGGTACAGACAACTTCTAGAGCAATCTCGAGAACCTGAAACTCAAACGGGAGATCACATTGCAAACCTTCAACGGCCTCGGGAACAGGTAACCATTGCCTCGCAGTTGGCGCATCCAGATCATTGTCTTGGTCATCAACCCTGGATTGGGTTTTAAAAGGAAGCTGTTGTCTTAGCTGATCCGCAAAGGGAAGAACCTCCTGCCGCAGAGGATCAAGCAACAGAACCTCTTCGGCGGTAACTATAGCCTTTATGAACTCCAAATTGACCACCATGGCCTTCTCCCTGGCTGcaaaagaaatgagaaattgaCACAGAAGATCAAAGCTTGAAGAAGAAATCA containing:
- the LOC126794559 gene encoding magnesium transporter MRS2-4 → MGKGPFSLKRSSSSRRRAKKFIGPPPSPFPSPPQPQPMGHATSPPLSPLNNNLAVKAKKKAGGARLWMRFDRCGGSELVECDKNAIIRRAAIPPRDLRILGPVFSHSSSILAREKAMVVNLEFIKAIVTAEEVLLLDPLRQEVLPFADQLRQQLPFKTQSRVDDQDNDLDAPTARQWLPVPEAVEGLQCDLPFEFQVLEIALEVVCTYLDSSVADLEMEAYPILDELARNVSTKNLELVRSLKSNLTRLLARVQKVRDEIEHLLDDNEDMAHLYLTRKWIQNQQSEALLARSGSYSISPAAPNLRRLSSNRSGSLVTSNNMGEDDVEDLEMLLEAYFMQLDGTRNKILSVREYIDDTEDYVNIQLDNQRNELIQLQLTLTIASFAIAVETLISGIFGMNIPCVLYKTYGIFEYFVGGITAFSVLLFFLIFGYARWKKLLGS